One Persicobacter psychrovividus DNA window includes the following coding sequences:
- a CDS encoding 2-C-methyl-D-erythritol 4-phosphate cytidylyltransferase, whose protein sequence is MSNKQKYAVIVAGGSGSRMQSDIPKQFLLVDQLPILMHTINAFYAYSSEINVIVVLPSAEIPYWHELCTKHRFDKKVTVTAGGASRFQSVKNGLSIIKDSGLVAIHDGVRPFVSTAVIQQSFAVAEQKGNAVVAVPMKDSLRQVNQDDTNNSVDRAAFRIIQTPQTFQTELLIGAYDTPELTTFTDDASVIEHAGHAIHLIDGTYENIKITTPEDLPIAEVLLKRKNG, encoded by the coding sequence ATGAGTAACAAACAAAAATATGCCGTGATTGTCGCTGGGGGCAGTGGCAGTCGCATGCAAAGCGATATCCCCAAGCAATTTTTACTGGTAGATCAACTGCCAATATTGATGCACACCATCAATGCTTTTTATGCTTATTCCAGCGAAATCAATGTTATTGTGGTATTGCCTTCGGCAGAAATTCCTTATTGGCACGAGCTCTGCACGAAACATCGGTTCGATAAAAAAGTAACCGTCACTGCTGGCGGTGCATCGCGCTTTCAGTCGGTAAAAAATGGGCTTAGCATCATTAAAGATTCAGGGCTGGTTGCAATCCACGACGGTGTCAGGCCCTTCGTAAGCACGGCCGTTATTCAGCAGAGTTTCGCTGTGGCTGAACAAAAGGGCAATGCCGTGGTCGCTGTTCCAATGAAGGATTCCCTACGACAGGTAAACCAAGACGACACCAACAATAGCGTTGACCGTGCGGCCTTCAGGATTATTCAAACGCCGCAGACTTTCCAGACGGAATTATTGATCGGCGCTTACGACACTCCCGAACTGACCACCTTTACCGATGACGCCAGCGTGATCGAACATGCAGGTCATGCCATCCACCTGATCGATGGAACATATGAAAATATCAAGATCACCACGCCAGAAGATTTACCGATTGCAGAGGTGCTTCTGAAGCGAAAAAACGGATAA